The region CATGTGGAGGAAATAAAAGATTCTCTACTAAATGAAATCAGCAGTAGACATTTGCCTATATTCCACATGTTCATTTACCTGATTTTACCGCGAAAATAACGTTATAGAATAACTTTGCTTTCAGGCAAGTGCTTTTAAGAAATCCATAACGCACATCGCAAATTGCTGTTTTATTTCAGTAAATGTGGCGCCATGTAGACAAATTAGTATCACCCAGTGATCAAAAAACACCTGCAAAACCAGCATTTAAGTcgtagttttattttcaaacagTCCATAacaaattttatatatttacctTGCATAAACCACAGATTCTGCACTCGTTACTGTCAGATTAGGGGCATCTCTAAATTAAATTTCACTCTGAACTCGCTTTTATGTAATGATATTGCAATAAGAAGACAAATTAGCTCCTAATTAGTACATAAAATGGTGAACGGCAGCCCAATCACAGAATAGgttttataaataataaataggtTTTTTCAAAGCACAAATGACAGTAACACTTATATAGGTTTGTCATATAGAAACTTAAATGGAGCAAATTTTCAGTCAGGACTATCAGAATCACAGTTCAAATCAGTCTATCATATTGCAACATACTGTAGGAGATCTCATATGCTATTTTGTTGCActtattaaaaaggccaatgcaatattttaaaatggtttattaaaaaataaacaaggtGCTTGCTAGGCAGATGAGATTgggaaaactggaaaaaaaaccttCTTGAGGGCCTCCTTATAACAATACATTTCTATTAAAAAATATAGAATATTAATAGTATATGTTTACATGTGTTGTAATATATGTTTAAAATGCGTTGGCTCCAtatgattattttttattattaggcCTGTTAGATAAGGTTCAGTGTTTCTCTCTCTGTGTACCTTACACACTTACCGAGCGTGGGGGTGTATAAAATGGGATGTGTACTTTGAAATATACAGGTACTGAACAGTGAAAAAatttattttctgctttaataagaaatatatatatatacgccaTATATAGGCAGGGCTGCTTGACATATTGCAGGTGAACAGTTACAGAGCAAAAAAAGCAACATTATGTTGGTGTACATTTTTGTAAGTGTGTTTATGAATGTGACGGGACACTGTTTAAACAAAGCAATACAAGGGAGACATCGCATGAGCAAATATTGCATTTGTACAAGTTTTTGCAGGGTTGGCTGGTGTTTTTAGCAACTGAGTAATTGCAAGATGCAAACAACATTTCAGAGGAAATATTATCACGGCTCAGCAGTGTTTTCACTAGAGAAAAACAAGATGCGTGTTTTGCTCAAATGTGTCATAATTGTAAAATTATTGGAAAACTACATTGAAAGTAAATGGTTTGTTTTACAATAAATTTCTCAGAGGAATCTGTGAGTGATTTGAAAAAATGAGCATAGTAGTGCAGATTAGTTTAATTGTTATTGAAACTGCTTAACAGTAGGTTACCGGTTTGTTGCACACTGGTCATtttttaatgtgtgtgtgtatgatgcaTTATGCTGTGTGTTTAGGATTTAGTatatacatgcatgcacacacacatcggGCTCAGAATTACTGACATTTACCGTGCAAAGAGCCCACCTTCAGTCTATCTTATTGATATTCATTTTCATATTATATTTCATTATGAAATTATATTCACATTTCATATTCACTTATCTTCAGCCTAAGATGTAAGACGGTGCAGGAAGCTACTGAGAGAAATTCTAGGGAAGTGTATTTAAAAATTAAGGAaggtgttttttattttaatatttatgtcactgctttatattttatgcTTAAGAAAACTAGATGTTGCACAattcagatgggggggggggcaagacaaTTCTTACAAGGAACACAACTCGGAATATCTGAACATCTGAAATGCATTAGAACAACGTGCAAAGGGTtaacaaaaatcattttaaaaagtgtAAAGCATCAGTCAAAATACACCACGTTCAGTTGGTCTTAAACTGTGTATTCAGCTAAAAAAAATTTCCACAATTGACACTGCCTTTCTTTCAGTGTTCAAAATGTGTAATTTTGATAAAAGATTATATAAATCAAATGCAAAACTAAAGTAATATATTTAGTAAACATTCTAAATATAGTATTAATTTGATTTTTGTATTAAAGGTACAACATAAGAAATTTCTAACATTTAAGCTTTCGTAGTTTTAAGGGGGAAATTATTTTTCTTATTATATAGACTACTAAGTGCCAATTAAGTGTATTATCTCCCAAACAGTAATTATCTGATTTCTTTGGCTGCAGGTAATGAAACTCGGTGTCCCCGGTCTTGCTGAGATGTTACTTGAAGCGAAGGCAGATCCGAATAAGCGCGACCCGGTGAAAGACCTGACGATCGCTCACGACGCCGCCCGGGATGGCTACCTGGACACGCTACGGGTTTTAGTGAAGTACGGCGCGGACGTCAACGCGGTGGACAGTGACGGCAACCTACCGCTGCACCTGGCCGCTCAGGCCGGCTGCCTGGATGTGGTTGAGTTTCTGAAGCAGTGCACGGCGGACCAAGGGAGTACGGCGGATGACCTGGTGCCGACGCACAGCAAAGAGTGCATCCAAGGGCGTATGCAATCTCAGAATTAaagcgtttttcttttttaaagatGATGTTAGGCGGGTCAAATTATGGAAAAGAAATCTGCCCTCTCTTGAAATTGTATGAACACACCTAaccacaaaacaaaaataattttatttgtataacaTCGAATTTTAAAGTgagccccatatatatatatatatatatatatatatatatatatatatatatatatatatatatatatatatatatatatatatatacacacacacatacatacacacacacacgcacgcacgcacgcaaacATACACATCACACATGTCACATACGATGTACAGGATAGTCATAAACGGTCAAATCGTTATCACTGTGACATTAAGGTATCCCACAGCACCATTACGGTAAAATGAAGGTACGTCATAGTTGTATTGTTTTccagggtgttttttttttctttttttttttttacatatttcacacCAATCGTGTATCTCAAGCTTAGTAAATAACACTTATAAAATGTCTGACAGGCTACCCAGCTTTTGATTTCAAATTCACTTTACCTGCCCTTCCTTTGCATTGTTATGCGTCATATGCGTATTTAAATATGTTCATTTCGTTTTTATTGTACAATTTCATCCGTGCTATGGTACGGCTCTTCTTGCAGATGAAGAGATGTGGCCTTATACGTTttgttttgtgtatttatttgcACTTTTGTTGTAAATAATAAGTATTTCGTCAATACTGAACTGTGAAAGCATAgaaattattaacattttaatgtGACTTGTAAATGTGACCAAAGACATTGCTATTTAATGTGTACATTGTGTGATTCTTTCAAAACTCGCAAAATTTTAAAGCAAAAGACTCATTAAGAAACTATTTCTTCATCATGTTGAGTAAACTTATATTCGGTTGTCACTGTCATTTCTAAATGTAGGCTATACCCACAAAACTGAAACcatattgtgtttttgttttaaaagaagGAATACGTGTTATTCTATTTCATAATTTAATATTGTAAATTAACATTTCATTTTAAGATATACTCATCTCTGTACACTGCAGAGAATTTGTGAGTGAATTTCTTTAAACATGAGCGGCCTGTAATAAACAATAGACAAAGTGTTGCTTAACATTTTTTAACTACACTGCTGACGGAGTAGCATTAGCCGACAAACACAATaccgttttatttttattgcctgCTGCACAGTCGAAAGCAGCACAGGCACACTTGCTGATCGTGCAGTGTCACGGAGACGCAAAAATGAACTGTGCATAATATCAAACTTTCGGGCGTCTCGCATGCTGTTTGATGGGTACATGGTCTGACATTAGTCACTCTTAGTCACATCTAGACGCGATCGTCATCTCTACGGTCGCGATCTGCGTGTAATCGAAGAAATTACAGCGAACAGGGCACCAGAGATTgtttaaatgcatatttatatGAACACCTATTACCCCATCCAAGGTAAACGCTCAATTTCGCTTTCAAAACTTTGTACGGCTTTTGACGTCCTGCAGCGTTTCGATAGTTGGTTTACCAGATTCATTGTCATCTCAATTTCAGAATCTTGGATTAGGCATTTTAGCCTATGACGAATTGCTGCCTGTTTTGTTTATCAGTGTCTATATAATAGTAATTTATTTCTGATGTTTTGAACACCCCGAGCTTTACATTTCAGTATTTGCATCTGAAATTATAATTAATATGTTAATTAAGAAGTGAATGAAGCAAGCTAAACCTAGAAGCTCAAATCCCATATCGCTGCTCAAACCAAACCGTTAGGTCGCTTTTCCTTTGGCACCTTTCAAATTTTGGCGCTTTGTAATACTGCAGAAGTTATGAGCAGAAATATAAGGTGTCCGTAACTTATTTGCGCCGCAGGCTGGTAAACCGTGTTCGGCTTTTTACGAACTTGAAATATTATTAACGATCAGATTTTAATACATCAGACACATCCGACCTCTTCCTGGTTACTTCGAGCATGGCGAATACAATCTCGATAATATAAAGAAGCTTGCGATTCTTAAAAGAGAAGATCTGGGAACAAAAATTATTTGACAGAAGTCTAATCGTGTATCTAGCAGGTTTAATTATCTTTACATTTAAATCGATTGTGCGTAATTTAAACCCGGAAAGTATTGTTACATGATGAAGTGACCTTCATATCGTTAACTTGGATTAATCACCATGGCTTCAAAATGAAATAAGCTGAAAATCAAGAACGATGGAACACAGGAAATCTAGAAATATGCATGCAGCGGCCATTATCGGCAATATTCTCCCAAAAGCCAGAACAGTTTAACAAGTGCGTGTGCGTTAGCGTGTTTACTATATAGACGTGACTTGCACTTAGGACTCAAGTATGAAATATCGGTGGGCATGCAGGCCGGTGTTTTTCGCACTTAGTTGAAGATAGACTAATGTCGTTGTTAATCAATAAATGACTGTCAAGAATCCGATTGTTGATAATGCAGATAATGCAAGTATACCCCGATAAAACGATCGACTTCTACTTAATGAAAAATATCTACATACTCGGGCTTCTGTTAgtattaaatgaaataaacaaaacacatgaAACTAGGACTAGAAACGGTAAGAATATGCTAGTTATTGGCGAAAAAAAGTTATAGACAAATAGTAAAGTCCCCACAGTCTTGGTGTATTAAAGGGCACTTgtgatggatttttaaaatgcattatgtaatatgttgttttgtttgtttttagtttAGCACATAGAGACTAACCCATATAGGCTTAGAGACTAACCCAGTTTTGTTCATTCCTACAATAACAagcttttattaataataaaaaaaaaaaacagtgagaAATGCATTTAAGATTTAGGAATATTTTAGAACCAACAAGCAATAATCTGCCAAACCAATCACAAAGTAAGACAATTAAGCCCAGATGTGACAATACGACCTATATTTCAACTAAGTATTTCATTactaaaaaccaaaaaaattccaaaaatcgtgcatttgattttatattaaaaaatagACGTGCGAAGTTTGAAAAGATTTTATAGCGTGTGTAGCAGTGAGAAAAAGCAAAAAGATCACGTGCATAAATTGTACAGGACAACTTGTGTAAGGCTTATTTACACCATATGAATCAAATTAATTCAAATTAAACCGAACTTAAGTCACATTGTCCCTTCTGCGGCTTTTGAAAAACTTGCTGCCCAAAGTGATTGTGTGTACTCTCCAAACATATTTTCCAGCATAATGTTCTGGCCCACTGAACAGAAATGCAGTCTGAATAATTCATATATGTTTTACCTACGTTTGAGAAGGCAAGTTATATCTGTTCATTGTCTAGCAGTTTCCTATATTTGTAAGGATATTCTTCTTTTGCGCGCTGCGGACGGATTGACAATTTTGTGAAATGCTTAGAGTAATGGCTGCTTCTAGGAAAACTGGCGCATATGCAAGGAAAGGTCACTAGTCTGGTTAATGTGGTTATGTTTTCgcataaatgagtttaatgtaaACATATCGACCTTAGGGAACACAGGGCCAAACGTCTTTGCTGTATAATGTGCATATTTGCAgtgttaaaaaaagttaaatgagTGCCAATTAAATTACTTCTATGCTgcttattttaaaacaaatgcatCCATCTATTCGGTTaacttcatttcattttgtcatcttaattaattttaaagCATAATCAAGAACTATCCGATAAAGCTGTCAAAATTAGTATTACAAACACGTTTTCTTGTTCACGTACAAATTTATTGAAAAGTAAACGTGAAATTACTTACTGGCTGTTCTACTTAGTTACAAATGAGATTGACTTTCACATGGCCGCATGTATTAATGTCGTCCTGTTATGCTCACTGCGTGAGCGTGGGAGGAGATCTGTAAGTCTCactcaaaggcctgtcagacgaTTATCAGGTATTCAGTGATTTCACTTAACGTATGCCTTATATGACATGAAAATCTCAATGAGACGAATCCAAATGCAGcctaaattaaaaacaaagtctGAAACGGGTTTTTAATTATTACTTTGTTCCAGGGAATCGCTTTCTGAGAATGCTGGCTTAGCTCCTCCCTATCGGCCCTTATTAGCCTCCTCGCAGGGACAGCAGCTCAtctttccaagaagacgcagcGGGGGGGACACACATCGGAGGAGCGCGGGTCAGCTGCCCCTTGCTTCCTGGGGGCCGTCATATGCAGTCCGACAGGCTGGTGATAGGCCAAAGTAGAGGTGAATAGAATATACCAGCATATAGCAATCCAATAACAAGAGAGTGAAGCTTTAATTTTAACGTAGCTTTTGAAGTTAAACCTTTACTTTATACTAACAGCAAAATTAATTCAAGTTAATTTCTGGCAGTGTTAATCTTtgaatgatgattattattattattattattattattattattattattactactactactagtaGTAACAGAGATGAATGTAATGGATTTGAACTCTATGTACTTCGGCCCTATATAGATGCTGATATTGACACTGGAATTATGACATCCATACAATTCTGTATTCACAGTTGTGTATTTACACTTTACACTGTAAAGTACAGGCATTAATATCTTAATATTTTCCATTAGTAGACACAGTCCCAAATAATAATTTGATAATATTTTGTTTCTGTGATTTTATTATGGTCCAGTGAAGTGAGAACTTACTGGTTGGTTTGTGCCTGAGAATGGAAGTCGTGGGGCTGCCAGGTGGAGCTGGAGATATCTGGGTGCTGGTCATCTGCTCAGCCTTTGGAGCTGCTGGGAAGCCCACCTGCTAGGAGAGTATGTATCGGTGCCCCCTGAGTTCCTGTCACATGGAGTTCCATGACCAGCTGAGGATGTCGCTGTATGTCATCCATGTGATCTCTGCCACACAACAGAATATGTTGAATGAGTCTAGAGCAAGGATAGGCAAGCCTGATCTTGCAGTGCCAGTACCTAGCAGATTTTCTACCCCACCTGATGAGTTACTGTATGCCTGAAatcaggtgtggttcatcagGTAGGAcgaaaaacctgctggataccagcactccaggatcagggttgcctcCCCCTGGTCTGGAGAATCCATCAGTCCTGTTTGCACAATGTTCATAGCCGAAAAAGCTGCCACCATTACTACAGGCTTGAGGcctagggggcagtgtgtagctctaGGCTCTGAAGCTCTGCTCATATTCGGAAtgctgccagttcaaatcccatgtaaTGATATCACTGCTGAGCCCTTAAACCCCCTGCTCCAGCGATGGCGGATTATGTGTGTCTTATAGGATAGGAGGATAGGTCACAGTGTTTTCAATTTTTATTAcgaatattctaaaatattacATGCATTTACCATTCAGGATAATTAAGTAAATATTTACAGTAACATTAAAGATAAAGTTTTCTTTTTACAGTGTATCATTAAATGTAACAATAGAGATAGTTGTGACAATAAATTCGCAAATTAACAAAAGTTAAATGTGGAACTCATTTATTAAACACCTGAATCATTCATAACATAAGCAGTATTTTGAATTAACATCCCAAaatgtgtgtgcctgcattACTTTGCATGTGTTCCTGGCCTTCTTTTATGTCCGATGGCATAgccataacacacacacacacacacacacacaggttttttaattatatatactctccatttatttctatggggaaatctctaatcccaacatgacgaccctaaccccaacccagctctaaccttaagcataagtaaccaaacaaaatatgagactttgggcatttttagttttttgatttgattttagtgtctttgtggggacctggagAATGGTCCTCAAAACatcccataatgtaatataatcataatccacacacacatatgtatatatgtgtgtgtgtgtgtgtgtgtgtatatatatatatatttatatatatatgtgtatgtgtgtgtgtgtttgtatgtacaTGAATATATACGtctacatgcatacacacacacacacacacactcactcacattaCCTGGCTGTGGATAATGGGAGTTTTCAGTATGCAAATATCTGATGGCTACAGTTTCTTTGTTATCACATATAAAAGGGTTGTTCATGTAGGAAATAAATGTTTCAGCTATATTTCAGTTTTTGAGATGTGACTGATTATGCCTTGAAAGTGATATAGATGAATCACAGATGACATGAGGCCTGCGGCCAGAACTGTCGGATGCATGGACCAGCACGCGCAGATCATGCTTAGGAAATATTTACGTTTATTTACTCACTAGATGCTTCTGTCCAAAGCAATTTCTGAGGAAAGCTTGAGGTCAGATATTGGGGctaagggccttccccaaaatTCACACCCACTGAAATcactgtgggatt is a window of Brienomyrus brachyistius isolate T26 chromosome 15, BBRACH_0.4, whole genome shotgun sequence DNA encoding:
- the cdkn2c gene encoding cyclin-dependent kinase 4 inhibitor C, translated to MADLTEANKLTSASARGDLSEVETLLQSGADVNKANRFGRTALQVMKLGVPGLAEMLLEAKADPNKRDPVKDLTIAHDAARDGYLDTLRVLVKYGADVNAVDSDGNLPLHLAAQAGCLDVVEFLKQCTADQGSTADDLVPTHSKECIQGRMQSQN